A region of Nocardioides sp. JS614 DNA encodes the following proteins:
- a CDS encoding nuclear transport factor 2 family protein, whose amino-acid sequence MSATVDGTRRDAVARCAAQWSRCSQAGDFDGMLALTAPGMTAWQTGGQPPRLFIDALADIRAMRERMGPWEYLYPRLIVDERGFCEQHVVRFTRPDGSVRDFTACVVAEVDERGLISRLDEYLDPARSSTWVA is encoded by the coding sequence ATGAGCGCGACCGTGGACGGCACCCGCCGGGACGCCGTGGCCCGCTGCGCCGCGCAGTGGTCCCGCTGCTCCCAGGCCGGCGACTTCGACGGCATGCTCGCCCTCACCGCCCCCGGCATGACCGCGTGGCAGACCGGTGGTCAACCGCCCCGGCTGTTCATCGACGCGCTCGCCGACATCCGCGCGATGCGCGAGCGGATGGGGCCGTGGGAATACCTGTACCCGCGCCTGATCGTCGACGAGCGCGGCTTCTGCGAGCAGCACGTCGTCCGGTTCACCCGTCCGGACGGCAGCGTGCGCGACTTCACCGCCTGCGTCGTGGCCGAGGTGGACGAGCGGGGCCTCATCTCCCGGCTCGACGAGTACCTCGACCCCGCCCGCAGCTCGACCTGGGTGGCCTGA